A window from Deinococcus reticulitermitis encodes these proteins:
- the minD gene encoding septum site-determining protein MinD, with translation MDAKVIVVTSGKGGVGKTTATANIGAALARLGEKVAVIDVDVGLRNLDVVMGLESRVVFDLIDVLEGKCRMNQALIRDKRVENLYLLPASQTRDKDALDPEVFKDVVRGLVEDEGFDRILIDSPAGIESGFRTAAAPAQGALVVVNPEVSSVRDADRIIGLLEAQEINEIRLVVNRLRPKMVASGNMLSIDDMMDILGVKPIGIIPEDEGIIVSTNVGEPAVLGKTKAGEAFMATAQRLRGQDVPFPKLTEEERGIWAAIRRLFGGSA, from the coding sequence ATGGATGCCAAAGTGATTGTTGTCACCTCAGGCAAGGGAGGGGTGGGCAAAACCACCGCCACGGCCAATATCGGCGCCGCCCTTGCCCGACTGGGTGAAAAAGTAGCCGTAATCGATGTGGACGTGGGCCTGCGGAACCTCGACGTGGTGATGGGCCTCGAGTCGCGCGTCGTGTTTGACCTGATCGACGTGCTCGAAGGCAAGTGCCGCATGAACCAGGCCCTGATCCGCGACAAGCGAGTCGAGAACCTCTACCTGCTGCCGGCCTCGCAGACCCGCGACAAGGACGCCCTCGACCCCGAGGTGTTCAAGGACGTGGTCCGGGGACTCGTGGAGGATGAGGGCTTCGACCGCATCCTGATCGACTCGCCCGCCGGGATCGAGTCGGGCTTTCGCACGGCGGCGGCCCCGGCGCAGGGCGCCCTGGTGGTCGTGAACCCGGAAGTGTCGAGCGTGCGTGACGCCGACCGCATCATCGGCCTGCTCGAAGCGCAGGAGATCAACGAGATCCGGCTGGTCGTCAACCGCCTGCGCCCCAAGATGGTGGCGAGCGGCAATATGCTCTCCATCGACGACATGATGGACATTCTCGGCGTCAAGCCCATCGGCATCATCCCCGAGGACGAGGGCATCATCGTGTCGACCAACGTCGGTGAGCCGGCGGTGCTCGGCAAGACGAAGGCGGGCGAGGCGTTCATGGCGACGGCGCAGCGCCTGCGCGGCCAGGACGTGCCTTTTCCGAAGCTGACGGAAGAAGAGCGTGGCATCTGGGCGGCGATTCGCCGGCTGTTCGGGGGGAGCGCCTGA
- a CDS encoding Na+/H+ antiporter subunit E: MNGFALNLILALVWALFLGEVSLRSLSLGFLIGFAVLWLFRRGLGSAPYIRTVLGALGLAAFFFWALAVANVQMARLALRAQPTPALNPMIVSVPLRLRGEGALTLLAAMTGLMPGTVTLGFSPERDTMYVHAAGMESAAAARHSVQDIEARILRVIGQRQRLRSH, from the coding sequence ATGAATGGTTTTGCCCTCAATCTGATTCTGGCGCTCGTCTGGGCGCTGTTTCTGGGCGAGGTCAGCCTGCGCAGCCTGAGTCTGGGCTTCTTGATCGGCTTCGCGGTGCTGTGGCTCTTTCGGCGTGGCCTGGGCAGCGCGCCTTACATCCGCACTGTGCTCGGGGCGCTCGGGCTGGCGGCTTTTTTCTTCTGGGCCTTGGCGGTCGCCAACGTGCAGATGGCCCGGCTCGCCCTGCGCGCCCAGCCGACCCCAGCGCTCAATCCCATGATCGTGTCGGTGCCGCTGCGGCTACGCGGCGAGGGCGCCCTGACCCTGCTCGCCGCCATGACCGGCCTGATGCCCGGCACCGTGACGCTGGGGTTCTCGCCTGAGCGCGACACCATGTACGTGCACGCCGCCGGCATGGAAAGCGCCGCCGCCGCCCGGCACTCGGTCCAGGACATCGAGGCGCGCATCCTGCGGGTGATAGGCCAGCGTCAGCGGCTGCGCAGCCACTGA
- the rlmB gene encoding 23S rRNA (guanosine(2251)-2'-O)-methyltransferase RlmB, protein MLLYGRNPVIEALQGGRVSELLLARGVEDAFAEQVQSLAREAGVRVRWSPRIELDQLAGTTQHQGVLAEVEDLAWATVDDILDRAEARGEALLIVLLDGVTDPRNFGAIIRSAEVLGAHGVVVEERRSAPLSPVVAKTAAGATAHLPVAQTKNLPRLIDALKKEGVWIYGAAGEAAQDVSRTDFSGRAALVIGAEGEGMRRLVREKCDVLVSIPVRGEIQSLNASVAAGILLYEATRSRGKKT, encoded by the coding sequence ATGCTGCTTTACGGAAGAAACCCGGTGATCGAGGCGCTGCAAGGCGGGCGCGTCAGCGAGCTGCTGCTCGCCCGCGGGGTCGAGGACGCCTTCGCCGAGCAGGTGCAGTCCCTGGCGCGGGAGGCCGGGGTGCGGGTGCGCTGGTCGCCGCGCATCGAGCTTGATCAGCTCGCGGGGACCACGCAGCACCAGGGCGTGCTCGCGGAGGTCGAAGACCTCGCCTGGGCCACGGTCGACGACATCCTCGACCGGGCCGAGGCGCGCGGTGAGGCCCTCCTGATCGTCTTGCTCGACGGGGTGACCGACCCGCGCAACTTCGGCGCGATCATCCGCTCGGCGGAGGTGCTCGGCGCGCACGGCGTGGTCGTGGAGGAACGCCGCTCGGCGCCGCTCTCGCCCGTCGTCGCCAAGACCGCCGCCGGCGCCACCGCGCACCTGCCGGTGGCCCAGACGAAGAACCTGCCCCGGCTGATCGACGCCCTGAAAAAAGAAGGCGTGTGGATCTATGGAGCGGCGGGTGAGGCCGCGCAGGACGTGTCGCGCACCGACTTTTCGGGCCGCGCCGCCCTGGTGATCGGCGCCGAGGGCGAGGGCATGCGCCGGCTGGTACGCGAGAAATGCGACGTGCTCGTGAGCATTCCCGTGCGCGGAGAAATCCAGAGCCTCAACGCCTCAGTCGCCGCCGGCATCCTGCTGTACGAGGCCACCCGCAGCCGGGGGAAAAAAACGTGA
- the minE gene encoding cell division topological specificity factor MinE, which yields MFGWFRGRRTKETLKDRLELVLAYDRAKIAPGKVEALRNDLLEVVQRYFPSGNSRVEVEQDGDKVMLMASISIDEVTRPGAQDPEANPGKAAGKPKSRD from the coding sequence ATGTTCGGCTGGTTTCGTGGACGCCGCACCAAGGAAACGCTCAAAGATCGCCTCGAACTCGTGCTCGCCTACGACCGCGCCAAGATCGCGCCCGGCAAGGTCGAGGCGCTGCGTAACGACCTGCTCGAAGTCGTGCAGCGCTATTTCCCTTCGGGCAACTCCAGGGTGGAAGTCGAGCAAGACGGCGACAAGGTGATGCTGATGGCGAGCATCTCGATCGATGAGGTCACCAGGCCGGGCGCCCAGGATCCCGAGGCGAACCCCGGGAAGGCCGCCGGCAAGCCCAAGTCGCGAGACTGA
- a CDS encoding aldose 1-epimerase, translated as MNRRVERLQNEQLTLDLLPDLGASVLNLRAASGLPVLRPVELAEVETSSQCACFTLLPFSNRIRDARFTFQGQEVQLRVTTGDGLTQHGDVRNRPWQVTRPAGNRLRCDFDSRAYPDLNWPWAFTARAEYILHGPHLDVSVILTNADTRQMPAGLGLHPYFARRWNGVDPLLSFDAPLTYDTDERQLPLGPAREVTPDEDFRRPVPIGERQIDRTFTAWDGVARLDWGTRALVLTADNVFSHLVVFTAPDGSLALEPVSHVTDAFNLAARGVSGTDARTLIPGQSLAGTMRLTLEGAWSTSAP; from the coding sequence GTGAATCGGCGGGTCGAGCGCCTCCAGAACGAGCAGCTGACGCTCGACCTCCTCCCTGACCTCGGCGCGAGCGTCCTGAACCTGCGGGCCGCGTCGGGTCTGCCGGTGCTGCGCCCGGTCGAGCTCGCTGAGGTGGAGACGAGCAGCCAGTGCGCCTGCTTCACGCTGCTGCCCTTTTCCAACCGCATCCGTGACGCGCGCTTCACCTTTCAGGGGCAGGAAGTGCAGCTGCGCGTGACCACCGGGGATGGCCTGACCCAGCACGGCGACGTACGCAACCGGCCCTGGCAGGTCACGCGGCCCGCCGGGAATCGCCTGCGCTGCGACTTCGACAGCCGCGCGTACCCGGACCTGAACTGGCCGTGGGCTTTTACCGCCCGCGCCGAGTACATCCTGCACGGCCCGCACCTCGACGTGAGCGTGATCCTCACCAACGCCGACACCCGCCAGATGCCCGCCGGCCTCGGCCTGCATCCCTATTTCGCGCGGCGCTGGAACGGGGTGGACCCCCTCCTGAGCTTCGACGCGCCGCTTACCTACGACACCGACGAGCGCCAGCTTCCGCTTGGGCCGGCCCGCGAGGTGACGCCCGACGAGGATTTCCGCCGCCCTGTCCCCATAGGCGAGCGCCAGATCGACCGGACCTTCACCGCCTGGGACGGCGTCGCGCGGCTCGACTGGGGAACGCGGGCGCTGGTGCTCACTGCCGACAACGTGTTTTCCCACCTCGTCGTGTTCACGGCCCCTGACGGCAGCCTCGCACTGGAGCCGGTCAGCCACGTCACCGACGCCTTCAATCTCGCCGCGCGGGGTGTGAGCGGCACCGACGCGCGGACCCTGATTCCTGGACAGAGCCTCGCGGGAACCATGCGCCTGACCCTGGAGGGCGCCTGGAGCACGTCCGCTCCATAA
- the coaBC gene encoding bifunctional phosphopantothenoylcysteine decarboxylase/phosphopantothenate--cysteine ligase CoaBC: protein MTDPAQAPDVLVIVGGSVAAVKAPAALRRIREGGASTAVIATPAALHFVTPLSLAAAANSEVATDETWFAPLPRAQHLTLARARVTVVLGASAQLLAAAAGGHADTLAAATLLSAEGKVLWVPAMNERMWRHPAVQANAERLRAWGHLFLGPEQGPFGTPGEGSGIGRMAEPEEIAARALSLLGEVQCPSTPQDLAGLKVVVSAGPTREYLDPVRFISNPSSGKMGFAVAEEARSRGAEVVLVTGPVNLVDPEGVRTVRVESALEMQSAIVPEAQEADIVVMTAAVADYRAAAPKGEKEAKTPGDVTVHLTPNPDILAGLGEGQAARPGRVLIGFAMETHAGVERAALKARRKNADFILLNYPTREGTAFGGDDNQVTLVRPDGSFEDWPRLSKREVARRLLGEAVRVRKVQTSSDG, encoded by the coding sequence ATGACCGATCCCGCCCAGGCGCCAGACGTCCTCGTGATCGTGGGGGGCAGCGTGGCCGCCGTCAAGGCGCCCGCCGCCCTGCGCCGCATCCGCGAGGGCGGCGCGAGCACCGCCGTGATCGCCACGCCCGCCGCGCTGCACTTCGTCACGCCGCTCAGCCTCGCCGCCGCTGCCAACAGCGAGGTCGCCACCGACGAGACCTGGTTCGCGCCGCTGCCGCGGGCCCAGCACCTCACGCTCGCCCGCGCGCGGGTGACGGTGGTGCTCGGCGCCTCGGCCCAGCTCCTCGCCGCCGCCGCCGGGGGGCACGCGGACACGCTCGCCGCCGCCACGCTGCTGAGCGCCGAGGGAAAAGTGCTGTGGGTGCCGGCCATGAACGAACGGATGTGGCGGCACCCTGCGGTGCAGGCCAACGCCGAGCGGCTGCGCGCCTGGGGCCACCTCTTTCTCGGCCCGGAGCAGGGGCCTTTTGGCACCCCCGGCGAGGGCTCGGGCATCGGGCGCATGGCCGAGCCCGAGGAAATCGCGGCGCGGGCGCTCTCGCTGCTCGGTGAGGTCCAGTGTCCGTCCACTCCCCAGGACCTCGCCGGCCTGAAGGTCGTCGTCTCGGCGGGGCCGACGCGTGAATACCTCGATCCGGTGCGCTTCATCTCCAACCCGAGCAGCGGCAAGATGGGCTTCGCCGTGGCCGAGGAAGCGCGCAGCCGGGGCGCTGAGGTCGTGCTCGTGACCGGGCCGGTGAACCTGGTTGATCCTGAAGGCGTGCGAACCGTGCGCGTCGAGTCGGCGCTGGAGATGCAGTCAGCCATCGTGCCGGAGGCGCAGGAGGCCGACATCGTCGTGATGACCGCCGCCGTCGCCGACTACCGCGCCGCCGCGCCCAAAGGGGAAAAGGAAGCCAAGACCCCCGGCGACGTGACGGTGCACCTCACCCCCAACCCGGACATCCTCGCGGGCTTGGGCGAAGGGCAGGCGGCGCGTCCGGGGCGCGTCCTGATCGGCTTTGCGATGGAGACGCACGCGGGGGTCGAGCGCGCGGCCCTCAAGGCACGGCGCAAGAACGCCGACTTCATCCTGCTCAATTACCCCACCCGTGAGGGCACCGCCTTCGGGGGCGACGACAATCAGGTTACCCTCGTGCGTCCGGACGGCTCGTTTGAGGACTGGCCGCGCCTGAGCAAACGCGAGGTGGCGCGGCGGCTGCTGGGCGAGGCGGTGCGCGTGCGGAAAGTCCAGACCTCCTCAGACGGCTGA
- a CDS encoding EAL domain-containing protein: protein MPASPALIDAAFELTLRDLLRVLAPHATLLADLGPRVVRLRAGEALVDTGGDDLVPPDEWLEQGELAWLTRDGALLGLLWNEQGAVPASAVEMLTLLLAATRREGVGREADMLITQLPTPTAWLGADLTFRRVSRTFLGAFGLTEGEVLGRTVQSVFTERFLWQRQLEAAAAGRSVQLSDEAFVPGSVAPLPPEQPGETPRWLRGEAKPYFGGAAAGVLWTVQDVTGEHVRRAEVEALLGTELPLALLTPMGTVTAASRGLSALLGEGGEGGGSGGVGGSPAAGSAGPGHPGTPLHSWSCFAPEGARTMQDLVDQALAGRRASAEVALARGGGLRLTARPVAGGARGLLIEGVASEAGGPEQGPTASQLLRLSEAATVLLDHQGRIQHVSEQVAHLLGIDVTPLTGLLLARAAQQLGLRLHTPSGRALEVPELRTLEPPAEREVLLLLPGGVSRQLGVRLSSVEPSGGRKAGMLLTLRDVTALRRTQAKLRHDASHDALTGLLNRPGLRAALGPLDAGQTGDALAAGGTVVGLDIDGFGALNAALGRTAGDLLLIQVAARLNDLATQEGGRAARLADDTFALYLPGLGAEIGAQKVQAALREPLRAGKRVVPVTFALGAAALSGPAPDFALADAEVALQHAKRQGRGCVKVFEPGLRDEEAESFKLEEGLRAVLAGERQAEQFSLLYQPAVSLKDGRVLGAEALLRWTHPELGNVSPARFLPIASRSDLITAIGEWVVREAGRGRAQVREATRQRDWRTSVNLSLEELRREGALERLLPLTTRGGALDVEVSAGSLIDHSAETLGLLEGLRARGARLLVDDFGDGASSLTALTRFPLSGVKLHPTLTARLPGDPKSLTLVQGTVDLAHSLGLSVTAVGVETYAQLDVLRDLGCDAAQGYALTPPLSAGDLIQWLRSR, encoded by the coding sequence ATGCCCGCTTCTCCTGCCCTGATTGATGCCGCTTTCGAGCTCACGCTGCGCGACCTGCTGAGGGTGCTCGCCCCGCACGCGACGCTGCTGGCGGACCTCGGCCCGCGGGTGGTGCGACTGCGCGCCGGCGAGGCCCTGGTCGACACCGGGGGCGACGACCTCGTGCCTCCCGACGAGTGGCTCGAGCAGGGTGAGCTCGCGTGGCTGACCCGCGACGGCGCGCTGCTCGGGCTGCTGTGGAACGAGCAGGGCGCCGTTCCCGCGAGCGCCGTCGAGATGCTCACGCTGCTGCTCGCCGCGACCCGCCGGGAGGGCGTGGGCCGCGAAGCCGACATGTTGATCACGCAGCTGCCCACGCCGACCGCGTGGCTGGGCGCCGATCTCACCTTCCGGCGGGTCAGCCGCACGTTTCTCGGAGCGTTCGGCCTGACGGAAGGCGAGGTGCTGGGCCGAACGGTCCAGAGTGTGTTTACCGAGCGCTTCCTGTGGCAGCGCCAGCTCGAGGCGGCGGCGGCAGGCCGGTCGGTGCAGCTGAGCGACGAGGCCTTCGTGCCGGGCAGCGTGGCTCCCTTGCCTCCCGAGCAGCCAGGCGAGACGCCGAGGTGGCTGCGTGGCGAGGCCAAGCCTTATTTTGGCGGCGCGGCGGCGGGGGTGCTATGGACCGTGCAGGACGTGACCGGGGAGCACGTCCGCCGCGCCGAGGTCGAGGCGCTGCTCGGCACCGAGTTGCCGCTCGCGCTGCTCACGCCCATGGGGACCGTCACGGCCGCGAGCCGTGGCCTGAGCGCCCTGCTCGGTGAGGGGGGCGAGGGCGGCGGGTCTGGCGGCGTGGGTGGGAGCCCGGCCGCGGGAAGCGCTGGCCCCGGCCACCCGGGCACGCCGCTGCACAGCTGGAGCTGTTTTGCGCCGGAAGGAGCGCGGACCATGCAAGACCTCGTCGATCAGGCGCTCGCCGGACGCCGCGCGAGTGCGGAGGTGGCGCTCGCGCGTGGGGGCGGGTTGCGGCTCACGGCGCGCCCGGTCGCGGGAGGTGCGCGCGGGCTGCTGATCGAGGGGGTCGCTTCGGAGGCCGGGGGGCCAGAGCAGGGCCCGACCGCCTCCCAACTGCTGCGCCTGAGCGAGGCGGCCACCGTCCTCCTCGACCATCAGGGCCGGATTCAGCATGTGAGCGAGCAGGTCGCGCATCTGCTGGGCATCGACGTGACGCCGCTGACCGGCCTGCTCCTCGCGCGCGCCGCGCAGCAGCTCGGATTGCGGCTCCATACCCCCTCGGGCCGGGCCCTGGAGGTACCGGAACTGCGCACCCTGGAGCCGCCGGCGGAGCGCGAGGTGCTGCTGCTGCTGCCGGGGGGCGTGAGCCGGCAACTGGGCGTCCGGCTGAGCAGCGTCGAGCCGTCGGGAGGTCGCAAGGCGGGCATGCTCCTGACCCTGCGCGACGTGACGGCGCTGCGCCGCACGCAGGCCAAGTTGCGTCACGACGCGTCGCACGACGCCCTGACCGGGCTTCTCAACCGCCCCGGCCTGCGCGCGGCGCTTGGACCGCTGGATGCCGGCCAGACGGGGGACGCGCTGGCCGCAGGCGGAACGGTGGTCGGGCTCGATATCGACGGTTTCGGAGCGCTCAACGCGGCGCTGGGGCGCACGGCGGGAGACCTGCTGCTTATTCAGGTGGCGGCGCGCCTCAATGATCTCGCCACGCAGGAAGGTGGGCGGGCAGCGCGGCTCGCCGACGATACGTTCGCCCTCTATCTGCCCGGGCTCGGCGCCGAGATCGGAGCGCAGAAGGTGCAGGCGGCGCTGCGCGAACCGCTGCGGGCGGGCAAGCGGGTGGTGCCGGTGACCTTCGCGCTCGGAGCGGCGGCGCTCAGCGGGCCGGCGCCTGATTTCGCCCTCGCCGACGCCGAAGTCGCGCTGCAACACGCCAAGCGTCAGGGCCGGGGCTGCGTCAAGGTGTTTGAGCCCGGGCTGCGCGACGAGGAGGCCGAGAGCTTCAAACTCGAAGAGGGGCTGCGCGCGGTTCTCGCGGGCGAGCGCCAGGCCGAGCAGTTCTCGCTGCTCTACCAGCCCGCGGTGAGCCTGAAAGATGGCCGGGTGCTGGGCGCCGAGGCGCTGCTGCGCTGGACCCACCCCGAGCTCGGTAACGTTTCGCCCGCCCGCTTCTTGCCGATCGCCAGCCGCTCGGACCTGATCACCGCCATCGGCGAGTGGGTCGTGCGTGAGGCGGGGCGGGGGCGCGCGCAGGTCCGCGAGGCCACCCGGCAGCGCGACTGGCGCACCAGCGTCAACCTTAGCCTGGAAGAACTGCGGCGTGAGGGCGCGCTCGAACGGCTGCTGCCGCTCACCACGCGCGGCGGAGCCCTCGACGTGGAGGTCAGCGCCGGGAGCCTGATCGACCACAGCGCCGAGACGCTCGGGCTGCTCGAGGGCCTGCGCGCGCGCGGTGCCCGGCTGCTCGTGGACGATTTCGGCGACGGCGCGAGCAGCCTCACCGCCCTGACCCGCTTTCCCCTCAGCGGCGTCAAGCTTCACCCGACGCTGACCGCGCGGTTGCCGGGCGATCCAAAGTCCCTGACGCTCGTGCAGGGCACAGTCGACCTCGCGCACAGCCTGGGCCTCTCGGTGACGGCCGTGGGGGTCGAGACCTACGCGCAGCTTGATGTCCTGCGCGATCTGGGCTGCGACGCGGCGCAGGGGTACGCGCTCACGCCGCCGCTGAGCGCGGGGGACCTGATTCAGTGGCTGCGCAGCCGCTGA